The genomic region TATCGGTTGATGctaatctctactactataaaTCAGAACAATAATTCATGTTTTTTGTGCACACATATGTGCAGCTATCTGTATGGGATCTCAAGGCTATATATCCTTGCTCTCCCTCCTTTTGTATTGGGTTATAAAGTTTATATGCATTCTTCCGGTATATATCGGTTGATGctaatctctactactataaaTCAGAACAATAATTCATGCTTTTATGTGCACACATATTTGTGCAGCTATCTGTATGGGGTCTCAAGGCTATATATCCTTGCTCTCCCTCCTTTAAAATAAAATACTTGTACCGAAAGACCCGTACACCACGAACATGTTATCAAACATCTAGCATTGAAGAATGCACCCAGGTAGCTGATAATTGAAAGAGACCTCTGTCTGCAAAATCTAATGTGTAGCAGACTTTAGTAACAAGCACAACCTGCACAAATTGTTTGAATTAAGAGAACTATTTGTTTGAATTAAGTTTTGATTCTCACCTGTAGAGGCTTCATCCATACTCACAATATTCAGTGAACTATTTGTTTGAATTAAATTTTGATTCTCAACTGTCGAGGCATGATATATATTTTCATGAACCATTAGACAACAATAAAATATTGATCCGCGAAAGTATGACATGTGTTCCATTtaattttaaattttaaattaTGTTAAAGGCTACAAGGTTTTGATGGAACCGGTCGTATTGAACCGTGAAAGAGCCGCAGCTGACCGCCTAAAACGGTTGCCTATGTAAGTTATTATAAATATATTTACACAAAATTTGTCTATCAAAGTTATGACCATTATTTAGTCGTATGTTTAATATAGCTTCAGATTGTTCGACGACTACCGTGATGAAGATTTTTATGGGCTTCTGCGGAAATACAGTATTGTCGCTCGGGTCGAAGTTAAATTCCCGATTGAACCACGTTTTCGTGATAGACAACATTTCGTTTTGTCTGACATCAATGTAAGCCAACAATTCTTTAAGTTTCAATTTCAAAGTTACACGATATTCATACCATGGCCTCATCTCCTACTGAAATACTATTAGGGAGCCAAGATCGAGGCCATAACATATATGTATGAGACAGTCAAACATTTCGACAATTTGCTCCATGAAAAGCATGTTTACAAGATGCATAATGTGAAGTTCAGTCTTCATCCGGGTGAATTTAATTTTCGTCATCTAAATGGTCCCATGGAATTGTGTCTTGACCAACAATCTATCGTGGAGCCATACACTGTTCCAATTCAGATGGCACCATTCCCAAAACAAATACTATTGAACCTTGCTGATATTGCCGAGTTGCCAAACAGGACTTTAGTCGGTAAGAATATATCGAACTCTTAATATTATTAATATATCGTTTACACAAAATTCAGTATTAATCCATTTATAAACTGTTATTTTTGTAGACATTATGGCTGTTGTAGTCCACTTGGATACAATACATCGCACAATGTGGGGCCCTTTCAGAAAGATTGTTATAATGGATGCTAGGTATATTTTGTTAATTGTCGAGTTATATATCCAAGTCTAAATATTACTAACCTATTCTTACCAAAATTAATGTCGTAGGGGATATTTACATATCATTAAAGTTTGGGGTGACCTACTAAACAAAAATGCACTCCGCTGGGCGTTGGCTAAGGAGGATTATGGCATAATAATTGGGACTATGTTTAGACGGTTCAGAAGACAAGGTACATCATGTCTTTACGTCTTTCAAAACATCTGTCACTAGGTTTTGCTTTATAATGATTCGTAACGGAGATTTAAATGTGTAATTCTAGAGTGCCTCGAGTCTTCGGATCATACCGCAATACACTTCAATCCGTTCCATCACAACACCCATCATTTTCGACGTAAGTATATTCTAAACAAATAGTTACATTAAATCGTGATTGTTTTCATTATATCATGAACTACGTGTAGATGTGATTAATTGTGGCATTCATTGCAGCAATCCAAAAAGCTTTGGTGGCGCTGAACAACCGTCAGTTTGCTGTTACATTTCTTGAAGAAGAAAGGCGTAGATAGATTCTACAAATTCGCAAAGAGCAATAATTGGGACTATGTTTAGGCGTAGAGAGATTTGATAGAATACGTGTCATACTGTTATTGAGCAACCAAACGCAACAAGAGGCAAACTTGTATGTCTATGAATCTTGTTTGTAATACCTATGACATGGGTTTAATAAGAGATATTTTGTGAAGTTTTTGACCGTGCAAATGATAATTAAATATTTTGTGCGAAAATTTGAATTCCCGTAATATTTTGTGCAAACAGTCTCCAAATCTGTAGGTAATCCTGATCACCCCTATCTGTTCTTTAAGCTTTCAGTTTATTTACTGACTAAACCATATCCCTTTGTTTAATTCTCTTGAAACATTCTAACCACAGCCCTATCTGAGAGTGTTGTAAAATCAGTATATAAAAAAATGTGAACAGATGACTCCGAGGGTGGCAAAATTAGTTAGAGGGGAGAAACTGAGAAGTACACACAGTAATGTGTATTCACCCTTGCGTCCTTTGCTGTAAATAAAAGGTCACTCTCTACAGACTACAGATGTAACTCAATAAACAAAAGGATCAGAGGTCACTCAAAAACGAAAAGAACATATGTAACTCCAGAAACAAAGAGAGAACATTGAATATATAAACTCTTGTTTTTTCTCTGATTCTGTGTTCCTTTGTTCTTGCTGTTCTTTATGCTTGTGTGCCATTAAGAACTCAAATTATTCTCAGTTTGTCGTCGGTGAGACATACCACAGATTGGTATTGTTGCTCGCCTGCAAAGACAGCTGAAGACTGTTGCATGTATAGCAGCCACGCTCTGGTCAACATTGGTATTGTTGATCTTCGGCACAAGATGCTTGTCAGCTCGGTTGCATAGGTATTCCTGGATAGCTCTAATATTTCGAATGTATTTGATGTATCTGTTCTTTGCTGGATCTAGAGTCATGTACTTTGCACGTACACCAAATCGTTCCATGTGTTTTCTTTTGGTAACAGCAGAAGAAGACTTTAATCAGTGGCTACAAGAAATGAGATATAACTAAATAACGGAAAACAACATAAACTAAACAATTTTATGAAATACCCCTCACCCCTGCATTGTTTCTTACCACCTCCACTTGTCCCACACAAGAGTATTGCCACCGATTCCTTTGTCTCTTTAATTCTGATCGGAAAAGTTGGAAAACAAAGAAGGAAATGTTACCAAAAGAAATATTTGAATTGGGTGAAGGAACAAATCACAACCAGATCAAATGCACTATTACACTTTGTTGCTTGTAAAATGTGGTTAGGTAGACACAGGTCAATACCGTTCAGATTATATAAGCACTCGACTCGCCTGAGGATGGATGTATGTGAGACCTGAATTTGTATGGTAGCAACAGCGTGGTGATTGATTTACTGCTGTGAATCCCTTGCTTTTCAAATCCATGTGTGAGGAATCTCCTTGCTATTTGAATGGCAAGCGGAATTCCTCTCCATGGATCCCCTCACAAGTCCCTGATCACCAAATCAGACCTTACTCAAGTACtgtgtgaaaacttaactaagccATTCCACTGTCCATGATAGGGTTTCTTTATGGAGAACGGAGAACCAACAGAAACAGATCAGATGGAACATAATGATGGACGCACACCATTGACAAACATCTCAAACACCATTACTATAGGTAAAGGTTATTACACGCGTGCCGATTAATGTTTGAAACGTAGTATTAAGGGTAACACTAATACTAAATTTTATATTGTAGCTGATGAAAATGGATCGAAAAGGCTTGGTCCAAATGTCGATGCTAAGGAACGTAAGAGGCAAAGGGAAAGGGAAAGATATGCCGCGATGACCGTTGAACAAAAAAACGAGAAAAGTAGAAAACGTCGTGAAGCAAGCCAACGAAATAAAGGACCTCCTATACAAACAGAGGGATCTACAGGTGATGAAAAAGTTAAATTCCTAATTATTTTAATGGATCCTCTTGTGGATTAGTGAATGTCTATTAATCTTATTTTGGTTTCCATTTTGTTTCATAGTTAGTCTTTCAGATGGCTGTAGCACAATTGATTTCACAAACTTTGCAACACAAGGTATTGCGGGTATACCTATCACAATTTTTTCCATCGATCGTTTTATAAATACAGAAATACAGATTTGTAGCCATGAAAATCATTTTGCCACTGTTGATTTGGTAGTTCCAAATGTGAATCGAGATGATGATAGCGATTGGTTGCATAGGAATGAGACATTCAAGTCAGACGATGTTTTCACAACAAGAGACCTTCTGACACCAGGTACATGACTGTTCACTCAACTAATTTTGCAAAACAGCTGATTTCATGCGGTTTAACGTATACATGCCTTATTCCAGGCGGTGTGCATGAAACTGTTGGTAACACGCCTAACCATAATTTGGGAAGGGCTGCCTACTTTAGAGAGCGGTACAAAAACTTAACTCCAGCCGAGAGGGAGCTTAATCGTGAACGCCTTAGGTTGTATAATAATACACCAAAGCGGAAAGGGTCAAAGATAGAGTACATAAGAAAACGTAGAGCACTGTTGGCTGACACATTGAGTCAGGAGTCCATCGCCATGGAGTCCCCAACATATACCCCTGAGGTTGTACACCCTACAACAGATGCAATTGAACCTAATGGATCCGCTCTTACCCCCTGCGACTGGGTTATCCCTGATATCGCCAGTAACTCGTTCCTACCAGCTTCAACACAGACCGAGGATGCCGATTCACTGCGTATGTCTACTAGACCACTAAGACGTAAACAACATGTGCCACGTGGTGAAAGACAAGCTATCTTAGCCCGTCGAAACCGGCAATTTGAAGCATCCATTTCAAGGAACATGGCTACTGTGGCTGAGGATATCATTAGTGACACCGAGGAAGGGGATGATCGGACACAACCCCTTATGACTGCAAAGATCAACAACAATGGTAATTACTATCATTTTTATCCCCCCCTTTTATCCTGAATGCCCAGGTATTTTATGTGGCTTGTATTTTCACCCTCCAGTTGATGACGATGACGGTGTCGTATTTGAAGACGATGCTGATGAGAACGAGGGATACCTATTCGCTGGGCAATGTACTAATTTCAATCTTTTTATGATATGATACAAATGCTTATATAAATACATATATGTCTTACTCATTGTTTCCAAAAAAATATCAGATGAGGATACCGATGAGGATATAGAGATCGATGGTAGTCAAGATGAATCGAGTGCCATTGATGTTCCTGACCCGTACGACAAGGTGTATAGCAACATCCCTGAAGAAACCCATATGCTAAAGACTGTTCCCAACTGCGGTTATTGCACCGCGAAGAAGTTTGAGTATGAGACACCTGGTTTTTGTTGTCGTGGTGGGAAGGTTGAGCTAGCCCCACTGGAGACCCCTCCCCAACTCAAGAGGTTGTGGGATAGTGCAGACTCTGATGCTAGGCACTTTCgtgataacattaggttttttaatggccatttctctttcacttcCCTATACTGTTGCCTCGATAGTATGACAACTAATGTAAGGGATTCTGGTATATACACGTTCCGAGCACAGGGCATGATGTATCACAATATCAAGTCATTTGGTAGGGATGGTGGGGCAGAGCATAAACACCTTGAgctttacttttatgatgatgatcccaCTCTCGAGCATCGGTACCGTAAGTGTCGCGAAGAGCATCAACAGAAAGACAAAGAGGTTATTCGACAGATAGTCGACATACTACGTGGAAACCCGTACTCCGAGCACCTTAGGACCATGGGTCACGTTGAGAACCTTGATGACTATCGTATCGCGTTGAACCTAGACCAGACGTTGAACCAGAAGACATATAACACACCTCTCACTTCGGAGGTGGCCGCTGTCTGGATCGAAGGGAGCGAAGGGCGAGGCCAGTTCAGCAAGAGTGTTATGCTCCATGGGAAGGACAGTTCAAGCCACTGCATCCGCTCATACCATGGATGCTACGATGCATTATCATATCCATTGTTCTtccctagaggcgaacttggctgGCACGCAAATATCCCAAAGGTTGGAGTATCCATGGACGAAGTGGATGCATACCGTGCGAcacatagggcaagtaatgcaaatgatgaagatgcgGGTTAGTTGTTTGTTTATATTTTGAAATATTTGCGCATTATTAACTATTTTTTCATCATCACTCACTTTATAATCCTTGCGTATGCAGAATCTCCTAGCCATTTATGTGTGTCTGTACGTGACTACTACTGCTACAAATTCCAGATTCGCCCCGGGGTATTCAATCCTATACTTCATGGAAAGCGGCTTTTTCAGCAGTTCGCGGTCGACACGTACATAAAGATTGAGAACTCTCGTTTAGATTACATACGCAAGAATCAGGATCGGTTAAGGGCAGACCTGTACCAGGGCTTGGTGGATAGCATGCTAGATGGAGATATTAGAGGAGAGAAGGTTGGCAAGCGAACTGTGTTGTCGACGTCGTTTATCggcggtcctcgtgacatgagacgtcggtatatggatgctatggctctggtgcggaagtttggtaaaccagacatatttcttaccatgacatgtaaccctaactgggatgagataaggagggagcttctccctggacagacaccgcaagatcgtccggatcttgtagtgcgtgtcttTCATGCGAAGCTACAAGAGTTAAAGCATCGACTGACTAAACAGGATATTCTTGGTAAGGTCCGAGCCTACGTCTATGTCGTGGAGTTTCAGAAGCGGGGTTTGCCGCATGCCCATTTTCTACTCATAATGCAGAGGAAGTACAAGCTCACATGTCCTGAGCAATACGACCTTTTGATCTCAGCCGAGATCCCAAgcaacaagtaccctgaactacgaaagatggttatcaagcatatgatgcatggcccgtgtgggtcgctaaaccctaactgcccatgcactaagggtcgtaAATCGTGCAAGAATCATTACCCTCGGTCTTTCAGTGACAAAACCTTGCAAGGGAAGGATTCGTACCCTATTTATAGACGTCGTGACGATGACCGTAAAGAAAAGGTCCGAGGGTGCGAACtggacaatagatgggttgtcccttATAACCCATACCTCCTTCGTCTCTTCAACTGCCACATCAATGTCGAGGCATgtgggagcatcaaggctgttaaatacctgttcaaatacatatacaaaggccatgatcgtgcgtctgttgttatgagagatgcgagcaaggcagatgatgatgttgatgagatcaagcagtataGAGATGCAAGGTGGGTGACTCCTCCGGAAGCCTTGTGGAGGATATACGGCTTTGAGCTTAGTCAGATATCTCCACCTGTTAtgcagcttcaactccatcttccaaacatgcacatggtggCGTTTCACGAGTGGCAAATGGTCGAGCGAGTCGTCAACCGTCCAGGTGTTGATAGGTCGATGCTCACATCATATTTTGAGGAGAATAGGCTACACGAGGAGGCTCGTGGCATCCTATATCGTGACTTccctgagtggtacacttggCAGAGTGGTAAGGGAAAAGTATGGCAACGGAGGAAACGAGATACAGGTGGACAAGTCGGTAGGATAGTCTCTGCTCATCCGGCTGAGGGGGAGCGCTACTATCTTCGTGTTCTCCTAAACCACGTTACTGGCGCCGCCTCCTATGTGGATCTAAGGACAGTTGATGGTGTCACCCTACCGACCTTTCGTGAGGCAACAGAGAGAAGGGGACTACTTGAGTCGGACAACACACTGGATGAGTGTCTCACTGAACGTGCTCTTTTCCAGATGCCATCGTCGCTGCGACGGCTTTTTGCCACAATACTGGTTTACTGTGAGCCAAGCGATGTGGCTGTACTCTGGCAGAAACACAAAGATTCTATGTCCGAGGACTATCAACACAAGAGTCAGAACAAAACTCATGTTGAGCAGATGGTATTGATTGACATTAGGAACATGCTGCAGTCAATGGGAAaagacataaagacattccctctaCCTCCTATGATCGACGCGTATGACGATGCTATTGGTACTGCTCGAGAGGTTTACGAGGAGGAAAGTATCCAACCGACAGTGGAAGATGTGTCTCTTAAAGACTCTCTTAACGAGGAACAGAGGGCCGCCTATGATAAGATTATGTCTGCCGTTGACACCGATCAGGGCGGATTAttctttgtggatggacctgGTGGCACTGGGAAGACTTATCTATACAGAGTGCTGCTTGCGACGCTACGCAACCAGGGAAAGATTGCAGTGGCAACAGCTACATCTGGCGTTGCGGCTTCCATAATGCCTGGAGGAAGAACCgcccattcacgcttcaagataccactCACTATTGACGATGGCGCTGTATGTAGCTTCACGAAGCAGAGTGGAACAACAGAGTTGCTACGGAAAGCATCTCTCATTATCTGGGACGAGGCTTCTATGACTAAGAGACAAGCCGTGGAGGCACTGGACAATAGCATGCGCGATATAATGGGTCGCCCTGCACTACCATTTGGTAGTAAAACCATTGTCTTCGGTGGAGATTTCAGACAGGTCTTGCCTGTTGTTCGTAAAGGGTCAAGGGCTCAAGTGGTCGCGTCATCGCTACGAATGTCTTACCTATGGGAGTCCATGTCCCACTTAAAGCTTGTTAGCAACATGAGAGCAAAAAACGACCCTTGGTTTGCGGAATTTTTGCTGCGCGTAGGCGGTGGAACTGAGGAAACAAATAGTGACGGCGACATTCGTCTTCCTGATGATGTGTGTGTGCCTTACAGTGGGAGTGACAACGATCTTGACAACCTAATAGACTTTGCTTTCCCAAATCTCAACGAAAATATGTCTGATTCCACCTACATCACTTCAAGGGCGATACTGTCAACACGGAACGACTGGGTTGATATGATAAATGTTAAGATGATTGATCGTTTTCAAGGGGAGCATATGGTGTATCATAGTTTCGATAGCGCCATGGATGATCCCCACAACTACTACCCACCCGAGTTCCTAAACACATTGACGCCTAATGGGCTACCACCTCATGTTTTGAAGCTCAAGATTGGATGTCCTGTTATATTGCTCCGGAATATAGACCCTGCAaatggactttgcaatggcacCAGGCTGGTCGTTCGTGGCTTCCAAAGAAATAGCATTGACGCAGAGATTGTACTGGGTCAACACGTTGGAAAACGGATTTTCCTACCACGTATACCGTTGTGTCCCTCCGATGaagagatgttccctttccagttcaaaagaaagcagtttcctgtacggcttagctttgcaatgacggttaacaaagcacagggtcagactattcccaatgttggtgtatacttgcctgaaccagtgttctctcatggccaACTATATGTTGCTCTATCTAGAGCGACGGCCCGATCGAACATAAAGATTCTTGTCATCCCAGCTGTAGATGGGAGGAAAAAGTCAAGGAAGGGTGTAAAGAAAACCCCCACCATAGATTGTGGGACATATACCAAGAACATCGTCTACAAAGAGGTCCTAACAAATTAGACCCATGGTAAGAGTTGCATGTTCAGCTAACAAACTAATAGGATGATGTTTGTCTTATGTTTGATTGGTCTGGTGTATTATCAAGTCATGTTTGCATGCTACAATTGTTTTTATTAGAGCCGCACATGTTTGTGTATTATTAGAGCATGCATACTATCTTAAAGTATTGTTGAGTTTTGGATCATTTGTGAAATTAGCAATAATAATTTGTATGCATCTAACAATTTGTTATGAATGTAGGTTTTTGTCCCGCGAGAATGGAATCTCTATTTGTAGGCTTGTCTCATAACAAGCCAAAAAAATCGGTGGCAACCGCAATAGTTCGAGAAGGTATTAAATTTTTCATAGTTCTGTATGGATCAATTTGTATTTT from Zea mays cultivar B73 chromosome 6, Zm-B73-REFERENCE-NAM-5.0, whole genome shotgun sequence harbors:
- the LOC103631207 gene encoding uncharacterized protein yields the protein MYETVKHFDNLLHEKHVYKMHNVKFSLHPGEFNFRHLNGPMELCLDQQSIVEPYTVPIQMAPFPKQILLNLADIAELPNRTLVDIMAVVVHLDTIHRTMWGPFRKIVIMDARGYLHIIKVWGDLLNKNALRWALAKEDYGIIIGTMFRRFRRQECLESSDHTAIHFNPFHHNTHHFRPIQKALVALNNRQFAVTFLEEERRR